The Desmodus rotundus isolate HL8 chromosome 13, HLdesRot8A.1, whole genome shotgun sequence genome has a window encoding:
- the TSC22D1 gene encoding TSC22 domain family protein 1 isoform X1, producing MHQPPESAASAAAADISARKMAHAAMFPRRGSGSGSASALNAAGTGVVSNAPSSEDLPPPSLLQPPPPAASCTSGPQPPPPQSLNLLSQAQLQTQPLAPGGTQMKKKSGFQITSVTPAQISASISSNNSIAEDTESYDDLDESHTEDLSSSEILDVSLSRATDLGEPERSSSEETLNNFQEAETPGAVSPNQPHLPQPHLPHLPQQNVVINGNAHPHHLHHHHHIHHGHHLHHGHHHPSHAAVASTSIPGGPPSSPISRKLSTTGSSDSVIPAAPTSAASLGGSPASVMTNIRAPSATSSIGVNSVTGTNTMNNVTITAVGSFNPNVTSNMLGNANITTSNIPSAASVSVGPGVNSSVNVNILSGMGNGTISSSAVVNSVPNAAAGMAVGSVSSQQQQPTINTSRFRVVKLDSSSEPFKKGRWTCTEFYEKENAVPATESMVINKVVETVKQNPIEVTSERESTSGSSVSSSVSTLSHYTESVGSGEMGVPTVVVQQQQQQQPALQGLALQQMDFSSTGPQSISTVSIPQSVSQSQISQVQLQSQELSYQQKQGVQPVPLQAAISAVPSIQPSPVNVVGVTSALGQQPSISSLAQPQLPYSQTAPPVQAPLPGVPSQQLQYGQQSTVPTQMAPGHNKPLTQIPTSEFVQQQPSLQKGMSSGQPSSAAVGAGTTVIPMAQPQSIQLPVQSVAVQAQPVGASGQPVGQAQTAVSAVPTGSQIANIGQQASISTAVQQPSSQVTPAAIQQGAPPSSQIVPPAQTAIIHQGVQTSASGLPQQLVIAPQSTLLTVPPPPQGVEPVAPGVVSQQLPVVSPVPSASNISVTNQVSSAGPSGMSSAPTNMVPPQNIAQTPATQNGNMVQSVSQPPSIAANINLPLAQQISLSSQFSAQSLAQAIGSQIEDARRPVEPSLVGLPQTMSGDSGGMSAVSDGSSSSLAASASLFPLKVLPLVDGEDESASLLPEVQGVILEPQIQPRPRRAFDVRGPLSPLNPWRQNIQLLERVGKDNKQVGAFHYLLGFIYRLECPSFAHLILLVNSLGSY from the coding sequence ATGCACCAGCCGCCTGAGTCCGCCGCGTCCGCAGCCGCTGCAGACATTAGTGCTAGGAAGATGGCGCACGCAGCGATGTTCCCTAGAAGGGGCAGCGGCAGTGGCAGCGCCTCTGCTCTCAATGCCGCAGGTACCGGCGTAGTTAGTAATGCCCCATCTTCCGAGGATCTTCCGCCTCCTTCGCTGCTCCAGCCGCCACCTCCTGCAGCATCTTGTACTTCGGGACCACAGCCTCCGCCTCCACAAAGCCTGAACCTCCTTTCGCAGGCTCAGCTGCAGACACAGCCTCTCGCACCAGGCGGAactcaaatgaaaaagaaaagtggcTTTCAGATAACTAGCGTTACCCCGGCCCAGATCTCCGCCAGCATCAGCTCTAACAACAGTATAGCAGAGGACACTGAGAGCTATGATGATTTGGATGAATCTCACACGGAAGATCTTTCGTCTTCCGAGATCCTTGATGTATCACTTTCCAGGGCTACTGACTTAGGGGAACCTGAACGCAGCTCCTCAGAAGAGACGCTTAATAACTTCCAGGAAGCTGAAACACCTGGGGCAGTCTCTCCCAACCAGCCTCACCTTCCTCAGCCTCATTTGCCTCACCTTCCACAACAGAATGTTGTGATTAATGGGAATGCTCATCCAcaccacctccatcaccaccatcacatTCATCATGGGCACCACCTCCACCATGGGCACCACCACCCATCCCATGCTGCTGTGGCCAGTACATCCATTCCGGGAGGGCCACCCTCAAGCCCAATATCCAGAAAACTCTCTACAACTGGAAGCTCTGACAGTGTTATACCAGCTGCACCGACTTCTGCTGCATCATTGGGTGGCTCACCTGCATCTGTAATGACTAATATCCGTGCTCCCAGTGCTACAAGCAGTATAGGAGTAAATTCTGTTACTGGCACTAATACGATGAATAATGTTACCATTACTGCTGTGGGTAGTTTTAATCCTAATGTGACAAGCAACATGCTTGGTAATGCTAATATAACCACAAGCAATATTCCTAGTGCTGCTAGTGTGAGTGTTGGGCCCGGAGTTAACAGCAGTGTTAATGTGAATATCTTGAGTGGCATGGGCAATGGTACTATTTCTTCCTCTGCTGTTGTTAACAGTGTACCTAATGCAGCTGCAGGGATGGCTGTGGGATCAGTTTCAAGTCAGCAACAACAGCCAACAATTAACACTTCAAGGTTCAGAGTTGTGAAGTTAGATTCTAGTTCTGAACCATTTAAAAAAGGTAGGTGGACTTGCACTGAGTTCTATGAAAAAGAGAATGCTGTACCTGCTACAGAAAGTATGGTGATAAATAAAGTGGTGGAAACtgtaaaacaaaacccaatagAAGTGACTTCTGAGAGGGAGAGCACTAGTGGGAGTTCAGTGAGCAGTAGTGTCAGCACACTGAGTCACTACACAGAGAGTGTGGGAAGTGGAGAGATGGGAGTCCCTACTGTGGTGgtgcagcaacagcagcagcagcaaccagCTCTTCAAGGTTTGGCCCTTCAGCAGATGGATTTCAGTAGCACTGGCCCGCAGAGTATTTCAACAGTTAGTATACCACAGAGTGTTTCTCAGTCACAGATCTCACAAGTACAATTACAGTCTCAAGAACTGAGCTATCAGCAAAAGCAAGGTGTTCAACCAGTACCTCTGCAAGCTGCTATCAGTGCTGTGCCTAGTATCCAGCCATCACCTGTTAATGTGGTTGGTGTAACTTCAGCTTTAGGTCAGCAGCCTTCCATTTCTAGTTTGGCTCAGCCCCAACTGCCATATTCTCAGACGGCTCCTCCTGTGCAAGCTCCCCTTCCAGGAGTACCATCCCAGCAGTTACAATATGGACAACAATCGACTGTTCCCACACAGATGGCTCCAGGTCATAATAAACCACTAACTCAAATTCCTACTTCTGAGTTTGTACAGCAGCAGCCAAGTCTTCAAAAAGGAATGTCCTCTGGTCAGCCCAGTTCTGCAGCAGTGGGAGCAGGAACAACGGTGATTCCTATGGCTCAGCCACAGAGTATCCAGCTGCCGGTGCAGTCCGTGGCAGTCCAAGCACAACCTGTAGGGGCATCTGGCCAGCCTGTTGGCCAGGCTCAAACAGCAGTATCTGCTGTACCAACTGGCAGTCAAATTGCAAATATTGGTCAACAAGCAAGTATATCCACCGCAGTGCAGCAGCCCTCTTCCCAAGTCACACCTGCAGCTATTCAGCAAGGTGCTCCTCCATCTTCACAAATAGTTCCACCTGCTCAAACTGCGATTATTCATCAGGGAGTTCAAACTAGTGCTTCAGGCCTTCCTCAACAACTGGTCATTGCACCCCAAAGTACTTTGTTAACTGTGCCTCCCCCGCCACAAGGAGTAGAACCAGTAGCTCCAGGAGTTGTTTCACAACAGTTGCCTGTAGTTAGTCCTGTACCCTCTGCTAGTAATATTTCTGTTACAAATCAGGTTAGTTCAGCTGGTCCTTCTGGAATGTCTTCTGCCCCAACAAACATGGTTCCACCACAGAATATAGCACAAACCCCTGCCACTCAAAATGGTAACATGGTTCAAAGTGTTAGTCAACCTCCCTCCATAGCAGCTAATATAAATTTGCCTTTGGCACAACAGATATCACTAAGTTCTCAGTTCTCTGCACAATCATTAGCTCAGGCAATTGGAAGCCAAATTGAAGATGCCAGGCGCCCTGTGGAACCCTCCTTAGTTGGCTTACCTCAGACTATGAGTGGTGACAGTGGGGGAATGTCAGCAGTTTCAGATGGGAGTAGCAGCAGCCTAGCAGCCTCTGCTTCTCTTTTCCCGTTGAAGGTGCTACCGCTGGTGGATGGCGAGGATGAGAG
- the TSC22D1 gene encoding TSC22 domain family protein 1 isoform X4: MHQPPESAASAAAADISARKMAHAAMFPRRGSGSGSASALNAAGTGVVSNAPSSEDLPPPSLLQPPPPAASCTSGPQPPPPQSLNLLSQAQLQTQPLAPGGTQMKKKSGFQITSVTPAQISASISSNNSIAEDTESYDDLDESHTEDLSSSEILDVSLSRATDLGEPERSSSEETLNNFQEAETPGAVSPNQPHLPQPHLPHLPQQNVVINGNAHPHHLHHHHHIHHGHHLHHGHHHPSHAAVASTSIPGGPPSSPISRKLSTTGSSDSVIPAAPTSAASLGGSPASVMTNIRAPSATSSIGVNSVTGTNTMNNVTITAVGSFNPNVTSNMLGNANITTSNIPSAASVSVGPGVNSSVNVNILSGMGNGTISSSAVVNSVPNAAAGMAVGSVSSQQQQPTINTSRFRVVKLDSSSEPFKKGRWTCTEFYEKENAVPATESMVINKVVETVKQNPIEVTSERESTSGSSVSSSVSTLSHYTESVGSGEMGVPTVVVQQQQQQQPALQGLALQQMDFSSTGPQSISTVSIPQSVSQSQISQVQLQSQELSYQQKQGVQPVPLQAAISAVPSIQPSPVNVVGVTSALGQQPSISSLAQPQLPYSQTAPPVQAPLPGVPSQQLQYGQQSTVPTQMAPGHNKPLTQIPTSEFVQQQPSLQKGMSSGQPSSAAVGAGTTVIPMAQPQSIQLPVQSVAVQAQPVGASGQPVGQAQTAVSAVPTGSQIANIGQQASISTAVQQPSSQVTPAAIQQGAPPSSQIVPPAQTAIIHQGVQTSASGLPQQLVIAPQSTLLTVPPPPQGVEPVAPGVVSQQLPVVSPVPSASNISVTNQVSSAGPSGMSSAPTNMVPPQNIAQTPATQNGNMVQSVSQPPSIAANINLPLAQQISLSSQFSAQSLAQAIGSQIEDARRPVEPSLVGLPQTMSGDSGGMSAVSDGSSSSLAASASLFPLKVLPLVDGEDESASLLPEVQGVILEPQIQPRPRRAFDVRGPLSPLNPWRQNIQLLERVGKDNKQISFNW, encoded by the coding sequence ATGCACCAGCCGCCTGAGTCCGCCGCGTCCGCAGCCGCTGCAGACATTAGTGCTAGGAAGATGGCGCACGCAGCGATGTTCCCTAGAAGGGGCAGCGGCAGTGGCAGCGCCTCTGCTCTCAATGCCGCAGGTACCGGCGTAGTTAGTAATGCCCCATCTTCCGAGGATCTTCCGCCTCCTTCGCTGCTCCAGCCGCCACCTCCTGCAGCATCTTGTACTTCGGGACCACAGCCTCCGCCTCCACAAAGCCTGAACCTCCTTTCGCAGGCTCAGCTGCAGACACAGCCTCTCGCACCAGGCGGAactcaaatgaaaaagaaaagtggcTTTCAGATAACTAGCGTTACCCCGGCCCAGATCTCCGCCAGCATCAGCTCTAACAACAGTATAGCAGAGGACACTGAGAGCTATGATGATTTGGATGAATCTCACACGGAAGATCTTTCGTCTTCCGAGATCCTTGATGTATCACTTTCCAGGGCTACTGACTTAGGGGAACCTGAACGCAGCTCCTCAGAAGAGACGCTTAATAACTTCCAGGAAGCTGAAACACCTGGGGCAGTCTCTCCCAACCAGCCTCACCTTCCTCAGCCTCATTTGCCTCACCTTCCACAACAGAATGTTGTGATTAATGGGAATGCTCATCCAcaccacctccatcaccaccatcacatTCATCATGGGCACCACCTCCACCATGGGCACCACCACCCATCCCATGCTGCTGTGGCCAGTACATCCATTCCGGGAGGGCCACCCTCAAGCCCAATATCCAGAAAACTCTCTACAACTGGAAGCTCTGACAGTGTTATACCAGCTGCACCGACTTCTGCTGCATCATTGGGTGGCTCACCTGCATCTGTAATGACTAATATCCGTGCTCCCAGTGCTACAAGCAGTATAGGAGTAAATTCTGTTACTGGCACTAATACGATGAATAATGTTACCATTACTGCTGTGGGTAGTTTTAATCCTAATGTGACAAGCAACATGCTTGGTAATGCTAATATAACCACAAGCAATATTCCTAGTGCTGCTAGTGTGAGTGTTGGGCCCGGAGTTAACAGCAGTGTTAATGTGAATATCTTGAGTGGCATGGGCAATGGTACTATTTCTTCCTCTGCTGTTGTTAACAGTGTACCTAATGCAGCTGCAGGGATGGCTGTGGGATCAGTTTCAAGTCAGCAACAACAGCCAACAATTAACACTTCAAGGTTCAGAGTTGTGAAGTTAGATTCTAGTTCTGAACCATTTAAAAAAGGTAGGTGGACTTGCACTGAGTTCTATGAAAAAGAGAATGCTGTACCTGCTACAGAAAGTATGGTGATAAATAAAGTGGTGGAAACtgtaaaacaaaacccaatagAAGTGACTTCTGAGAGGGAGAGCACTAGTGGGAGTTCAGTGAGCAGTAGTGTCAGCACACTGAGTCACTACACAGAGAGTGTGGGAAGTGGAGAGATGGGAGTCCCTACTGTGGTGgtgcagcaacagcagcagcagcaaccagCTCTTCAAGGTTTGGCCCTTCAGCAGATGGATTTCAGTAGCACTGGCCCGCAGAGTATTTCAACAGTTAGTATACCACAGAGTGTTTCTCAGTCACAGATCTCACAAGTACAATTACAGTCTCAAGAACTGAGCTATCAGCAAAAGCAAGGTGTTCAACCAGTACCTCTGCAAGCTGCTATCAGTGCTGTGCCTAGTATCCAGCCATCACCTGTTAATGTGGTTGGTGTAACTTCAGCTTTAGGTCAGCAGCCTTCCATTTCTAGTTTGGCTCAGCCCCAACTGCCATATTCTCAGACGGCTCCTCCTGTGCAAGCTCCCCTTCCAGGAGTACCATCCCAGCAGTTACAATATGGACAACAATCGACTGTTCCCACACAGATGGCTCCAGGTCATAATAAACCACTAACTCAAATTCCTACTTCTGAGTTTGTACAGCAGCAGCCAAGTCTTCAAAAAGGAATGTCCTCTGGTCAGCCCAGTTCTGCAGCAGTGGGAGCAGGAACAACGGTGATTCCTATGGCTCAGCCACAGAGTATCCAGCTGCCGGTGCAGTCCGTGGCAGTCCAAGCACAACCTGTAGGGGCATCTGGCCAGCCTGTTGGCCAGGCTCAAACAGCAGTATCTGCTGTACCAACTGGCAGTCAAATTGCAAATATTGGTCAACAAGCAAGTATATCCACCGCAGTGCAGCAGCCCTCTTCCCAAGTCACACCTGCAGCTATTCAGCAAGGTGCTCCTCCATCTTCACAAATAGTTCCACCTGCTCAAACTGCGATTATTCATCAGGGAGTTCAAACTAGTGCTTCAGGCCTTCCTCAACAACTGGTCATTGCACCCCAAAGTACTTTGTTAACTGTGCCTCCCCCGCCACAAGGAGTAGAACCAGTAGCTCCAGGAGTTGTTTCACAACAGTTGCCTGTAGTTAGTCCTGTACCCTCTGCTAGTAATATTTCTGTTACAAATCAGGTTAGTTCAGCTGGTCCTTCTGGAATGTCTTCTGCCCCAACAAACATGGTTCCACCACAGAATATAGCACAAACCCCTGCCACTCAAAATGGTAACATGGTTCAAAGTGTTAGTCAACCTCCCTCCATAGCAGCTAATATAAATTTGCCTTTGGCACAACAGATATCACTAAGTTCTCAGTTCTCTGCACAATCATTAGCTCAGGCAATTGGAAGCCAAATTGAAGATGCCAGGCGCCCTGTGGAACCCTCCTTAGTTGGCTTACCTCAGACTATGAGTGGTGACAGTGGGGGAATGTCAGCAGTTTCAGATGGGAGTAGCAGCAGCCTAGCAGCCTCTGCTTCTCTTTTCCCGTTGAAGGTGCTACCGCTGGTGGATGGCGAGGATGAGAG